The DNA window CAAGAGCACATTTAGTTTAGACATTGTTTTAATGTAACACTTCATACATCGTCAATAGTATTTTCTTGCTGATTTTAATAGTTTGCCTTCTGGTTCAAGTTAACGTGAAATATAAAACTCACCGTCACCAAACCGTCAAAGTGAATACATGCAGAAAGCAGCATAACCACATCGTCCCTTCCTGATTCCAgtttaaaccaaaacaaactggtcatgctggtgaccagcatgttaGACGTAGGTTTGACAAAACCTACCTCCACTCATGCTGGTCTTGCTGATGACCCGTTTATGCTGTTCTTGCAGGTACATCTCTTTTATGTTTCTTGTTTTGGGATACCGAAATGTATAAACAAAAATAGTccttaataaaagctgagaatcagcATTTTAGCCGTATGatatttgattgcaaatctaaaattgtggagtacagaaccaaatcaagaaaaaaaaggctttgttcctaacattatggagctcactgcatatAGGCTAAgctaataaacacacatatttgCACGATATGACCCTTCTTAACATTCTGAGACACAACAGTACAAcgggcggcacagtggtgcagtgggtagcactgtcgcctcacagcaagaaggttgcgtatttgaatctcggcttggggcctttctgtgtggagtttgcatgtttcctccgggtactctagttggtaaatggactgcatttatatagcgcatttatccaaagcgctttacaattgatgcctcgcattcaccagagcaattaggggttaggtgtcttgctcagggacacttcgacatgcccagggtgggggatcgaaccggcaaccctccgactgccagacaaccgttcttacctcctgagctatgtcgccccttccacaggccaattggagaccctaaattgcccataggtatgagtgtgtgagtgaatggtgcgatagattggtggcctgtccagggtgtattcctgcctctcgcccaatgaacgctgggataggctccagcaccccctgcgaccctgctcaggataagcgggtatagataatggatggatagatggacaACAGCACAACATTAGGTCATACCATTATCATCATCCAACccatttaaatttttgattGTGATTGTCATATCCTATTACTTAATGTGAGTTTAGAATTCAGTTGGATTCCGTTTTAATACCCCAAATCACATCATGGATTACAGAGCAACAATTATTCACGGTCAGTTGCAAACAGGCCAAAATACAAATTCCACAAAGCCAGTTTTTCCATACAAAACTTGTATACATGCTTGCGCTTTTCAGATAATTATCCATTAGTCATGAGAACATTTTATGCCTGCAGTCGAAGACTATGAGCCTTGTTTTCAGTGTGTATTGAGCTTTGTCCATGATAAACTACAGAGTGCTGTTGTTTTCGTGATGAGTAATTTGTGAGCATTATATTGTTGATCACATGCTAGGACGTTAAAATGCTGTGCATGGTGCATTTTCTCTTGGACTGGGAAATTCAGAAGAGATTACAATGTTCTATGCTGTGGAAAAAACCACTTAGTTTGACATCAGTGTTCAGTATCATTTTATGTTGTTGCTAACTTACCGTTTTTCCTGTCAGTGGCTGATAAAACAGTGGAAatggtttttgatttttctcAGTAAGTGACTGACAAGTCTTGGAATGGGAGGGGATGCCCAGAGAAAGAAGCTGGGTATGATCCTTGAAACTAGCTGTGAGTAAGcaggattttgtgtgtgtattgctttttaaaataaaaaatggttacTTTATGTAGGAACAGCATTTTCTCTGCATgattaaattcatgaaaaaataatctATAATCTTTAAAGATGAGTCATTTTGACAAGGAAATATCATTGAAGTATTTGAAGGTCAGTGATAAAATGCattagtatttttgttttttgtgtatgtgaaagCTTTTTGGAAAAAGTTTTATCATGGAAAAGCTTAATTAAAACTACCGTTTGACTTTGACATACTGTAACACCACTACATGTCCTCTTCTCCTTTTCCCACCTAAATGGTATTCTCTGAAATCTTAGCAAAACAAGATTGAACTTTATTTTAACTGTACATAGATATCTGTATAAATGAAGCGTGAATTCGTATTTCTCTTGTACACTAAAAAAATATGATATGCTTTCACACAAATAgcttaaaatgaagaaaatgtaaataatgtaagtTTTTATTGCACACTTTTTGCAGCagtgaataattcattttgttctCATGGTACAATAAAGTTACTTGTGAGCCCATGAACGCTCTTAATTTTGATAAAAACCCCAGTCCCTATTTCACTTCTGTAAGGCCTTTTGATTTCACCATTTGGCCAGTTCTATGCTGTAGGGAACTTGAAAGGCCAAGATCACTGAAGAACTTTCTCCTCCACATTAGTTTCTTTAACCCTAGTCTTATTCTAATCTTCCCCACAGCACTGTCCACTGTGTTCTTCCCAGCCTACAGCATGGCACTGCTGTCCTCCCTGCATGGTTCCCAGGTAACTCTGCTGTCAGTGTTGCTGCTATgctgggcaggtgtgtgtggcgggATCCCAGACCCTCGCCAGAGAGAATTACTGATACAGCAGGAGGCCTCCCGACAAACAGGGGACACTGTTGTGCTGACAGAGGCTGAGCGGAGGCTGAGTGCTCAGCTACACAAGTTGAAACAGCGGGAAATGGAGGAGCCACAATTCCCTCCAGCAATACACTTCTTCAAAGCCCTACCCCTCATCCAGCGGAGCCCAGTCTTTAGGCTGCTACAGAAGATGCCCAAAGGTAATGTAGtcttcacagacacaaatgAGACTGCTGTATAttcatcattattatgattatcatcatcaccatctgACATTACTCAGTGAGCACCTTGAATTTGGagaacattaattttatttactcatttaacctttatttttacCATGTAGGACAACTGAGAACCTGGTTCTCTCTTGCATTGAAAATATGGGTAATTAAATTAGGTAGGGAATTTAAATGATTATggaggggatgattaggtggccagGTATAAGAGAGTCAGTTTTAGGGGTTGGGGGATTTTTGAAGTAACATGACTTTTTTTAAGGACAGCCATTGGGtcttttaatgaccacagtgagtcagaacctcagtttaacatctcatccgaaGGACCGCACCTCctgcagtgtccccatcactgagCTGGGGCAGCGGGTTTTTGATTTAGTCAAGATGGAAGTGACTCACGTCTACAGTTTTCCATGCAAAGGCCGCTGGGTGGTATACTTGCTGGCTGCTGTTCATTGGGTCATCTTTGTGTTTAAGGGGCTGCTCTGCACATCCACGATTTTGCTGTGGTGGGGGTGGAATGGCTGGTGAAGAACGTGACCTACAGGCCGCACTGTTATATCTGCTTCACCGCAAGCCAATCAGTCCGCTTCCTCTTCTCTGCCaagcggccccgcccccttccgcAGTGTTCTGCTTGGGTTCTGCTGGAGACACTGAGGGGAAAGGTGGACAACACCACCGACCTGGACAACAGGTGGGTGCTCACCTTGGGATGGAGGTTCTATGCAAAATACCTGTGGTTTTGTTTCTATTTGACTGTGGGTTAGAGATGGGAAATGAAACTTTGTGGTTCCCGTAATAGGTGTGTCTACTGGCTGTTGTGACAGATTGACTGTTAAGATTGAATAGAAAGTAGAAGAGACAGTCTGGGATTGGTTGGAGTTTATGAATCACTGATAACACATCATGGCTTGTCGTTTACAACTGTCATCTGCAATTAAACAGCCTGAAGCAGAACCTCGCATTGCTCACAGAACACCCTGCCACAGCCTACCCAAGCCAGGATGCCTTGTGGGACAGGTTTGAGGAGACTTTCAACGCAGCACCTGGACTGATCAGCTATGTACCTGTTTTCAAGGACTATTTCTACCAGGGTGTGCAGCAGTTCTATACAGACAATgtcataggggcgacatagctcaggaggtaagaccgattgtctggcagtcggagggttgccggttcaaagcccgccctgggcgtgtcgaagtgtccttgagcaagacacctaacccctaacccctaactgctctggcgaatgagaggcatcagttgtaaagcgctttggataaaagcgctatataaatgcagtccatttaccatttaccattcatgtACCTGGAGCTGAGATCCGGAGTGTCACTGGTGAATAAAGACAGCATTCCCAATTAGGGCTGAACCCATGTGTCATGGATGTTTTTACTGCACAAATGTAGTGTATTGACTTTGAAGTGCACCGTGATACAACATTTAATAGGCTGCTCCATATCCTCATTTAGGACAACTAAACATTGTTTACCgtaatttaattttaagtaCATGGTTtatatcttgctcaagggtgcaatgtTCGTGCCAGATCATGTTGTAATTGAATCTGTAGCCTGTGGGTTATAAGCCGAGCTCCTTAAATGCTCTGCATTTCCACAGACCTATGAGCTTGATGGAAGTACACATGACAGGGCCTGGTGCTTGAACACCTATCAGGATGTGACCAGGAAGTTTGTGGAGGACCATCCTGATTTTCTGGGAGTTCGAATAATCCTTTCTGTACACAGGTAAAAATTTAAGAAGATAGAAATGTACAGgctcaaaatcaaaataaaggTCACTGTCTACTGTATTAAAATGGCTTCTCATTCCAATCCTTATTCTAGAGTCAggtttgtgcagtgtgtttattttaggaATGTAAacgtttaaaatgtaaaatctggACTGTATTTCTAACCACTTACAGCACCTGAAAGTGCTAGGAGAAACACTATTTGTTCAAATTAGAAGttcagtatattattattattatgccacATTTTCAACAAGGATTTTCAACATATTGTATTAACTATGTCAATGTGAGCTTGTCTTTTttgtcctctgtctctcaggggTCTCAATGTGTCTGAGGTCAAAGCTGTAGTGGAGGAGGCCACACCTGCAGAAAGAGTTTCCGGAAGTCATGGCTGGATTTGACCTGGTGAGGAGATCTTGGGAGACAGGAACCTTATCTGGGTATATCAGATATCTGGT is part of the Anguilla rostrata isolate EN2019 unplaced genomic scaffold, ASM1855537v3 scaf0383, whole genome shotgun sequence genome and encodes:
- the LOC135246479 gene encoding LOW QUALITY PROTEIN: adenosine deaminase 2-A-like (The sequence of the model RefSeq protein was modified relative to this genomic sequence to represent the inferred CDS: inserted 2 bases in 1 codon); the encoded protein is MGGDAQRKKLGMILETSSLSTVFFPAYSMALLSSLHGSQVTLLSVLLLCWAGVCGGIPDPRQRELLIQQEASRQTGDTVVLTEAERRLSAQLHKLKQREMEEPQFPPAIHFFKALPLIQRSPVFRLLQKMPKGAALHIHDFAVVGVEWLVKNVTYRPHCYICFTASQSVRFLFSAKRPRPLPQCSAWVLLETLRGKVDNTTDLDNSLKQNLALLTEHPATAYPSQDALWDRFEETFNAAPGLISYVPVFKDYFYQGVQQFYTDNSIYHLPFMYLELRSGVSLTYELDGSTHDRAWCLNTYQDVTRKFVEDHPDFLGVRIILSVHRGLNVSEVKAVVEEAXHLQKEFPEVMAGFDLVGREDGGRPLWYFREALSLPAELGVTLPYFFHAGETDSEGTYVDENLLDALLFNTTRIGHGFALARHPLAKELSRKRGVAVEVCPISNQVLGLVSDLRNHPAAALMSEGHPMVVSSDDPATFGATGLSYDFYEAFVGLGGMNAHLGTLKELAINSIRYSSLSPELKDKMLALWQRKWDKFISENSQ